A single genomic interval of Bradyrhizobium japonicum USDA 6 harbors:
- a CDS encoding DUF983 domain-containing protein, translating into MDQLKGRGAVMATGSVSLTKAMWRGFLGKCPNCGEGHMFGRFLKVADSCDHCGEELFHQRADDFPAYLVMVVVGHLVVPAILAVETAYAPAVWLQLAVWLPVTLFASLALLQPTKGAIVGLQWQIGMHGFEAGKLRREAVAPVLVKANTRAA; encoded by the coding sequence ATGGATCAGCTAAAAGGAAGAGGTGCTGTGATGGCAACCGGTTCAGTCTCTCTCACGAAGGCGATGTGGCGCGGCTTCTTGGGCAAGTGCCCGAACTGCGGCGAAGGACACATGTTCGGCCGTTTCCTGAAGGTCGCCGACAGCTGCGACCATTGCGGCGAGGAACTGTTTCACCAGCGCGCCGATGACTTCCCGGCCTATCTCGTGATGGTCGTGGTTGGCCATCTCGTGGTGCCGGCGATCCTCGCGGTCGAGACGGCCTATGCGCCGGCGGTCTGGCTGCAACTGGCGGTGTGGCTGCCGGTGACGCTATTCGCTTCGCTCGCGCTGCTGCAGCCGACCAAGGGCGCCATCGTCGGCCTGCAATGGCAGATCGGCATGCATGGCTTTGAGGCGGGCAAGCTGCGGCGTGAGGCCGTCGCGCCCGTCCTCGTGAAGGCAAACACCCGCGCGGCCTGA
- a CDS encoding alpha/beta fold hydrolase: MAARAKTFLLCHGAWSGGWAWKKMHPLMAQAGHRLVGPTYTGLGERAHLASPAIDLETHIRDILNVIKFEDLNDIVLLGHSYGGMVATGVADRARERVTQLIYLDAFVPRDGQSLFDLNEGGREPMRKAAAAGDGYRIPPNPPPPDTPQVDLDWLNARRINMPIKCFETRLKLEHGEPAMPRSYIYCKRVPPGDVFGQFAKRTKSEEGWRYFELDASHAPNVTAPGALMAVLEKIVA, translated from the coding sequence ATGGCCGCACGCGCGAAGACTTTTCTGCTCTGTCATGGCGCATGGTCCGGCGGATGGGCCTGGAAGAAGATGCATCCGCTGATGGCGCAGGCCGGCCACCGGCTGGTGGGGCCGACCTACACCGGGCTCGGCGAGCGCGCGCACCTGGCCAGTCCCGCGATCGATCTCGAGACGCACATCAGGGACATCCTCAACGTCATCAAGTTCGAGGACCTCAACGATATCGTGCTGCTCGGCCACAGCTATGGCGGCATGGTCGCGACCGGTGTCGCCGATCGCGCGCGCGAGCGCGTCACGCAACTGATCTATCTCGACGCCTTCGTGCCGCGTGACGGCCAGTCGCTGTTCGATCTCAATGAGGGCGGGCGCGAGCCGATGCGCAAGGCGGCTGCCGCGGGCGACGGCTACCGTATCCCGCCGAATCCGCCGCCGCCGGATACGCCGCAGGTCGATCTCGACTGGCTCAATGCGCGCCGCATCAACATGCCGATCAAATGTTTCGAGACGAGGCTCAAGCTCGAACACGGCGAACCGGCGATGCCGCGCAGCTACATCTATTGCAAGCGCGTTCCGCCGGGCGATGTGTTCGGGCAGTTCGCGAAGCGCACGAAGAGCGAGGAGGGCTGGCGCTATTTCGAGCTCGATGCGAGTCATGCGCCGAACGTGACGGCGCCCGGGGCGTTGATGGCGGTGTTGGAGAAGATTGTGGCCTGA
- a CDS encoding N-acetylmuramoyl-L-alanine amidase: MPSGPSTPSGSDSKRQRVLPVPKAAANTRTFEPDSSIVSDIIPSPNHGDRNKGRQPDMIVLHYTGMPDVEGALARLCTAGTEVSAHYVVLEDGRIVQCVPEAKRAWHAGVSSWAGEDDINSCSIGIEIINRGHDWGYPEYPLRQIAAVITLCRGIMLRRKVAAHRVLGHSDVAPARKKDPGEKFPWHSLANSGVGHWVTPAPVVRGESLMLGTISDEVLSLQQALARYGYGVPLTGKYDAATMEVVTAFQRHFRPARLDGVADHSTLSTLQALLASLPADATAVAAK, encoded by the coding sequence ATGCCGTCCGGTCCTTCCACGCCGTCTGGATCTGATTCGAAGCGTCAACGCGTTCTCCCGGTTCCCAAGGCCGCGGCGAACACGCGGACGTTCGAGCCGGATTCCTCGATCGTCTCCGACATCATCCCTTCGCCCAACCATGGCGACCGCAACAAGGGACGGCAGCCGGATATGATCGTGCTGCACTACACCGGCATGCCCGACGTCGAGGGCGCGCTGGCGCGACTGTGCACGGCGGGCACCGAAGTGTCGGCGCATTACGTCGTGCTGGAGGACGGCCGCATCGTGCAATGCGTGCCCGAGGCCAAGCGCGCCTGGCACGCGGGCGTCTCGTCCTGGGCCGGCGAGGACGACATCAACTCCTGCTCGATCGGCATCGAGATCATCAATCGCGGCCATGACTGGGGCTATCCGGAATATCCGCTGCGCCAGATCGCCGCCGTGATCACGCTGTGCCGCGGCATCATGCTTCGCCGCAAGGTGGCCGCGCACCGGGTGCTCGGCCATTCCGACGTCGCGCCCGCGCGCAAGAAGGATCCCGGCGAGAAATTTCCGTGGCATTCGCTGGCCAATTCCGGCGTTGGCCACTGGGTGACGCCCGCGCCGGTCGTGCGCGGCGAGAGCCTGATGCTCGGCACCATCAGCGACGAGGTGCTGAGCCTGCAGCAGGCGCTCGCCCGATACGGCTACGGCGTGCCGCTGACCGGCAAATACGACGCCGCGACGATGGAAGTCGTCACCGCCTTCCAGCGCCATTTCCGCCCGGCGCGGCTCGATGGTGTCGCGGATCACTCGACGCTGTCGACATTGCAGGCGTTGCTCGCGAGCCTGCCGGCCGATGCGACGGCCGTCGCGGCGAAGTAA
- a CDS encoding RNA polymerase sigma factor has product MNPGEVDKIFRDEAGRALATLIRLVGDFDLAEDALQDAFAVALEHWSTCAIPDNPRAWLVNVARNKAIDRVRRQIAFRGKQQALVHELELNAQAPDEPPAMLDDDMLRLIFTCCHPAFAPEVQVALTLRTVGGLSTAQVARAFLVSEEAMAQRLVRAKQKIRLAGIPYEVPERDTMAPRLDGVLAVIYLVFTEGYVATEGADLMRPDLAAEAIRLGRLLDRLMPDRSSIKGLLALMLLHDARRAGRETPAGDIVLLEEQDRTLWDRAQIEAGLRLVDDALRVPGPPQAYAVQAAIAALHARAPSFEQTDWPQIAGLYEVLLRISPSPVIELNHAAAVSMVDGPGRALDLVDATAARGGLRGYELLPAVRADLLRRLGRKDEAREAYRAATEATQLEPLRRLYARRMREME; this is encoded by the coding sequence ATGAATCCAGGCGAGGTTGACAAGATCTTCCGTGATGAGGCGGGGCGGGCGCTGGCCACCCTGATCCGCCTCGTCGGCGATTTTGATCTCGCCGAGGATGCTCTCCAGGATGCCTTTGCGGTCGCGCTCGAGCACTGGTCGACGTGCGCGATACCGGACAATCCGCGCGCCTGGCTGGTCAACGTCGCCCGCAACAAGGCGATCGACCGGGTCCGCCGCCAGATCGCGTTCCGCGGCAAGCAGCAGGCGCTCGTGCACGAGCTCGAGCTGAACGCGCAAGCGCCGGACGAGCCGCCTGCGATGCTCGACGACGACATGCTGCGGCTGATCTTCACCTGCTGCCATCCCGCGTTCGCGCCCGAGGTCCAGGTCGCATTGACGCTGCGCACCGTCGGCGGGCTCTCGACCGCGCAGGTCGCGCGCGCCTTCCTGGTCAGCGAAGAGGCGATGGCGCAGCGCCTGGTCCGCGCCAAGCAGAAGATCAGGCTCGCCGGCATTCCCTATGAGGTGCCCGAGCGCGACACGATGGCGCCGCGGCTCGATGGCGTGCTCGCGGTGATCTATCTGGTCTTCACCGAAGGCTATGTCGCAACCGAGGGTGCGGATTTGATGCGGCCCGATCTCGCCGCCGAGGCCATCCGGCTCGGCCGTTTGCTCGACCGGCTGATGCCTGATCGCAGCAGCATCAAGGGGCTCCTGGCCTTGATGCTGCTTCATGATGCGCGCCGCGCCGGGCGCGAGACGCCGGCCGGCGACATCGTGTTGCTGGAAGAGCAGGACCGCACGCTCTGGGATCGCGCGCAGATCGAGGCCGGCCTGCGGCTGGTGGACGATGCGCTGCGTGTGCCCGGCCCGCCGCAAGCTTATGCGGTGCAGGCCGCGATCGCCGCGCTGCATGCGCGTGCGCCGAGTTTTGAGCAGACCGATTGGCCGCAGATCGCCGGACTCTATGAGGTGCTGCTGCGCATCAGTCCGTCTCCGGTGATCGAGCTCAACCACGCCGCGGCAGTGTCGATGGTCGACGGTCCGGGGCGTGCGCTCGATCTCGTCGACGCGACCGCCGCGCGCGGCGGGCTTCGTGGCTATGAACTGTTGCCGGCGGTGCGTGCCGATCTGCTACGAAGATTGGGGCGTAAGGACGAGGCGCGCGAGGCGTATCGCGCGGCGACGGAGGCGACGCAGCTGGAGCCGTTGCGGCGGCTCTATGCGCGACGGATGCGGGAGATGGAGTAG
- a CDS encoding peptidoglycan D,D-transpeptidase FtsI family protein: MSAVTPAKPTQKPTEPWRQRLIRSLLYGRNVDRAAKARARVGLAMLAFTSVYVLIGGRLVMFAIGADAHSARRAAAQEVVATARPDIVDRNGAILATDVKAASLFGEPRRIIDKDEAIELLTATVPDLDEAEVRERLSGRKGFVWLKREVTAKQQQDIHKLGIPGIGFLRENKRVYPTGNEVAHLIGLVNIDNQGIAGMEKWLDNQGLADLHRAGFATDRLQKPIELSIDLRVEHALRDELLKAKEKFHAKAASGIVSNVKTGELVAMVSLPDFDPNNPKEAHDPDRINRLTTGVYEMGSTFKAFTLAMALDSGKINLNTPWDARGNLHYGKFTIHDSHPLGRFINTKEVFTYSSNIGAARIALGQGVEAHKAFLAKMGQLTRLRTELPESAAPLVPRRWGELNTVTIAFGQGMSVAPLQAVMGINALVNGGYLIPPTFMKRSESEAAALAKRVIKTETSDKMRFLMRLNAEIGTAKTADVKGYYVGGKTGTSEKVINGRYAKKRVLNSFTAIMPCDDPKYQILIMLDEPQAIPETKGFITSGWNAVPTGGKVIERIAPLLGVEPRFDLPPSDRLILAASRTTQ, from the coding sequence ATGAGCGCTGTGACCCCGGCCAAGCCAACTCAAAAGCCGACCGAGCCCTGGCGGCAGCGGCTCATCCGCAGCCTGCTCTACGGGCGCAATGTTGACCGCGCCGCGAAGGCGCGCGCGCGCGTTGGCCTCGCGATGCTCGCCTTTACGTCGGTCTACGTCCTGATCGGCGGCCGGCTCGTGATGTTCGCGATCGGTGCCGACGCCCACAGCGCCCGCCGTGCTGCCGCGCAAGAGGTGGTCGCGACCGCGCGGCCCGACATCGTCGACCGCAACGGCGCGATCCTCGCGACCGATGTCAAGGCCGCGAGCCTGTTCGGCGAGCCGCGCCGCATCATCGACAAGGACGAGGCGATCGAGCTTCTCACCGCCACCGTGCCCGACCTCGACGAGGCCGAGGTGCGTGAGCGCCTGTCGGGGCGAAAAGGTTTCGTCTGGCTCAAGCGCGAGGTCACGGCGAAGCAGCAGCAGGACATCCACAAGCTCGGCATTCCCGGCATCGGCTTCCTTCGTGAGAACAAGCGCGTCTATCCGACCGGCAACGAGGTCGCCCACCTCATCGGTCTCGTCAACATCGACAACCAGGGCATCGCGGGCATGGAGAAGTGGCTCGACAATCAAGGGCTCGCTGATCTCCACCGCGCCGGCTTTGCCACCGACCGGCTGCAGAAGCCGATCGAGCTCTCGATCGATCTGCGCGTCGAGCACGCGCTGCGCGACGAATTGCTCAAGGCCAAGGAGAAGTTCCACGCCAAGGCGGCGTCCGGCATCGTCTCGAACGTGAAGACCGGCGAGCTCGTGGCGATGGTCTCGCTTCCGGATTTCGATCCCAACAATCCGAAGGAAGCGCACGATCCCGATCGCATCAATCGCCTGACCACAGGCGTCTACGAGATGGGCTCGACCTTCAAGGCGTTCACGCTGGCGATGGCGCTCGATTCCGGAAAGATCAATCTGAACACGCCGTGGGATGCACGCGGAAACCTGCACTACGGCAAGTTCACCATCCACGACAGTCACCCGCTCGGACGTTTCATCAACACCAAGGAAGTGTTCACCTACTCGTCCAACATCGGCGCTGCGCGGATCGCGCTCGGCCAGGGCGTGGAGGCGCACAAGGCGTTCCTCGCCAAGATGGGCCAGCTTACGCGGCTGCGCACCGAGCTGCCGGAGAGCGCGGCTCCGCTGGTGCCGCGCCGCTGGGGCGAGCTGAACACGGTCACCATCGCGTTCGGCCAGGGCATGTCGGTGGCGCCGCTGCAGGCGGTGATGGGCATCAACGCGCTGGTGAACGGCGGCTATTTGATTCCGCCGACCTTCATGAAGCGCAGCGAGTCCGAAGCGGCGGCGCTGGCCAAGCGCGTCATCAAGACGGAGACCAGCGACAAGATGCGGTTCCTGATGCGGCTCAATGCCGAAATCGGAACCGCCAAGACCGCCGACGTCAAGGGCTACTATGTCGGCGGCAAGACCGGCACGTCCGAGAAGGTCATCAACGGCCGCTATGCCAAGAAGCGCGTGCTCAACTCGTTCACCGCGATCATGCCCTGCGACGACCCGAAGTATCAGATCCTGATCATGCTGGACGAGCCGCAGGCGATTCCCGAAACGAAGGGTTTCATCACCTCGGGCTGGAACGCGGTACCGACCGGCGGCAAGGTGATCGAGCGGATCGCGCCGCTTCTGGGCGTCGAGCCACGGTTTGACCTGCCGCCGTCCGACCGCCTTATTCTTGCAGCATCCAGGACAACCCAGTAA
- the ftsL gene encoding cell division protein FtsL codes for MRFIHLLVIGALIFAAAYVYRIKMDSTARTEKVLRLHAEIREQRDAIAALRSEWAKLDAPLRLQGLSDRHLPLKPVNGTQYDSLKNLPERPPRMFRPGEPDPIGAMLNTIEAASDPDTVTGSVPQPEDKQ; via the coding sequence ATGCGCTTCATCCACCTTCTCGTCATCGGCGCGCTGATCTTCGCGGCGGCCTATGTCTACCGGATCAAGATGGACTCCACGGCGCGCACCGAAAAGGTGCTGCGGCTCCATGCGGAGATCCGCGAGCAGCGCGATGCGATCGCGGCGCTGCGCTCCGAATGGGCCAAGCTCGATGCGCCCTTGCGTCTGCAGGGCCTGTCCGACCGGCATCTGCCGCTCAAGCCGGTCAATGGCACGCAATATGACTCGCTGAAGAACCTGCCGGAGCGTCCGCCGCGGATGTTCAGGCCGGGCGAGCCGGATCCGATCGGGGCCATGCTCAACACCATCGAAGCCGCGAGCGATCCGGATACCGTGACGGGCTCCGTGCCTCAGCCCGAGGACAAGCAATGA
- a CDS encoding UDP-N-acetylmuramoyl-L-alanyl-D-glutamate--2,6-diaminopimelate ligase translates to MKLRDLLGQDVPGNDAAIEPAVAALDVTGVALDSRVVKSGDLFFALAGSKTDGARFIDAAIAAGAVAIVGDHAPDGSKVPFVTVANPRRALALAAAKFFPAQPATIAAVTGTSGKTSVAAFTRQIWERLGHASASIGTIGLVSPKRTVYGSLTTPDPIALHRQLDEIAREGVTHLAFEASSHGLDQYRLDGVRVSAGGFTNLSRDHMDYHPTVAHYLAAKLRLFRELVPADGAAVISADHDCSAEAIDAARSHGLRAMAVGRNGDGAGEGIRLAAAEVEGFSQVLAVEHRGKRHAIRLPLVGEFQIENALVSAGLAIGTGSDAANVFASLEHLEGAKGRLERVGERNGAPIFVDYAHKPDALAKALQALRPYAKRRLVVVFGAGGDRDAGKRPIMGEIAAENADRVIITDDNPRSERPEAIRAEILATAKGAREIGDRAAAIRTAIEELEDGDALLVAGKGHETGQIVGSEVLPFSDHEAVAAALASRDA, encoded by the coding sequence ATGAAGCTGCGCGACCTCCTAGGTCAGGACGTTCCAGGCAATGATGCCGCAATCGAGCCCGCTGTCGCAGCGCTCGATGTGACCGGCGTTGCGCTCGACAGCCGTGTGGTCAAGTCAGGCGACCTCTTCTTCGCGCTCGCGGGCAGCAAGACCGACGGCGCGCGCTTCATCGATGCCGCGATTGCAGCCGGCGCGGTGGCGATCGTCGGCGACCATGCGCCTGATGGCAGCAAGGTGCCGTTCGTTACCGTGGCCAATCCGCGCCGCGCGCTGGCGCTGGCCGCGGCCAAATTCTTCCCCGCACAGCCCGCGACCATCGCGGCGGTGACCGGCACCAGCGGCAAAACCTCGGTCGCCGCGTTCACGCGCCAGATCTGGGAGCGGCTGGGCCATGCCTCCGCCAGCATCGGCACCATCGGTCTCGTCTCGCCCAAGCGCACCGTCTACGGTTCGCTGACGACGCCGGATCCGATCGCGCTGCACCGGCAGCTCGATGAGATCGCGCGCGAAGGCGTGACGCATCTCGCCTTCGAGGCGTCCTCGCATGGGCTCGACCAGTACCGCCTCGACGGCGTCCGTGTCTCCGCCGGCGGCTTCACCAATCTCTCGCGCGACCACATGGATTACCATCCCACCGTCGCGCATTATCTCGCGGCAAAACTCCGCCTGTTCCGCGAGCTGGTCCCGGCGGATGGCGCGGCGGTGATCTCCGCCGATCATGATTGCTCGGCGGAGGCAATCGATGCTGCCAGGTCGCACGGCCTGCGCGCGATGGCGGTTGGCCGCAACGGCGACGGGGCAGGCGAGGGCATTCGTCTTGCTGCGGCCGAGGTCGAAGGTTTTTCGCAAGTGCTTGCCGTCGAGCATCGCGGCAAGCGCCATGCGATCCGGTTGCCGCTGGTCGGCGAATTCCAGATCGAGAACGCGCTGGTGTCGGCCGGACTTGCCATCGGCACCGGCAGCGATGCGGCCAATGTGTTCGCGAGCCTCGAGCATCTCGAAGGTGCCAAGGGACGTCTCGAACGTGTCGGCGAGCGCAATGGCGCGCCGATCTTCGTGGACTATGCGCACAAGCCCGATGCGCTGGCGAAGGCATTGCAGGCGCTGCGTCCCTACGCGAAGCGAAGGCTGGTCGTCGTGTTCGGCGCCGGCGGCGATCGCGATGCCGGCAAGCGCCCGATCATGGGTGAGATCGCGGCCGAGAACGCCGACCGTGTCATCATCACCGACGACAATCCGCGCAGCGAGAGGCCGGAAGCCATTCGCGCCGAAATCCTCGCGACTGCAAAAGGTGCCCGCGAAATCGGCGACCGCGCCGCGGCGATCCGCACCGCGATCGAGGAGTTGGAAGACGGCGATGCGCTGCTCGTTGCCGGCAAGGGCCACGAGACCGGGCAGATCGTCGGCAGCGAGGTGCTGCCCTTCAGTGATCACGAGGCGGTCGCCGCCGCATTAGCGTCGAGGGATGCATGA
- a CDS encoding YciI family protein, giving the protein MQYLLMIYQNEVEYAKNDAATAQKMMAEYQTFTQGIVQSGNFKAGDRLQPTTTATTVRVRDGKMLATDGPFAETREQLGGYYLVEAKDLNAAIEIAARIPSARIGSIEVRPIWVYDK; this is encoded by the coding sequence ATGCAGTATCTGCTGATGATCTACCAGAACGAAGTCGAATACGCGAAGAACGACGCTGCCACGGCCCAGAAGATGATGGCGGAATACCAGACTTTCACGCAAGGCATCGTCCAGAGCGGCAATTTCAAGGCCGGCGACCGGCTCCAGCCGACCACGACCGCGACGACGGTGCGTGTGCGCGACGGCAAGATGCTGGCGACCGATGGGCCGTTTGCGGAGACGCGCGAACAGCTTGGCGGCTACTATCTGGTCGAGGCCAAGGATCTCAATGCCGCGATCGAGATCGCGGCGCGCATTCCAAGCGCGCGCATCGGGTCGATCGAGGTGCGGCCGATCTGGGTCTACGACAAGTGA
- a CDS encoding aminotransferase-like domain-containing protein: MDWTPTISELSGPRYQRIVEAMEADIAAGRLVRGQQLPTQRALAKALGIDLTTVTRAYTEARRRGIMEARVGQGSFVSETSARRAVDLPHPVAIDLSMNVPPHPLEAQLDERIIAGMEAIRAQSGLTAHLNYQPPGGSAHEREVAARWMRARVPHAHADRLVIFPGTQTILFNLLAHLARPGDVVLTEALTFPGIKAAAARLGVKLIGVAMDDGGILPDALAKACRAHRPKAVYLIPTLHNPTTATLSAERRSAIAKIISDADTILIEDDAYGLLDRSASPIANLVPERTYLATTLSKCIAPALRVAYLVTPDNAAQRDMRAGLQATVQMPAPLMVALVTHWIENGIADRIITAIRNEAVGRQQLAQRALKGIQFLAKPAAHHLWLRLPDGRPDVAAHLLRNGLAVVAGDAFTVDGTPPHAARVSLGAARNRAELTEALRILVGALHRPADTRQIV; encoded by the coding sequence ATGGATTGGACCCCTACAATCTCGGAGCTGAGCGGGCCGCGCTACCAGCGCATCGTCGAGGCCATGGAGGCCGACATCGCCGCGGGCCGGCTGGTGCGCGGCCAGCAGCTGCCGACGCAGCGCGCGCTGGCCAAGGCCCTCGGCATCGACCTCACCACGGTGACGCGTGCCTACACCGAGGCGCGGCGCCGCGGCATCATGGAAGCCCGTGTCGGACAAGGCTCATTCGTATCCGAGACCAGCGCGCGCCGCGCGGTCGACCTGCCGCATCCGGTCGCGATCGACCTCTCGATGAACGTGCCGCCGCATCCGCTGGAAGCGCAGCTCGACGAGCGGATCATTGCCGGGATGGAAGCCATCCGCGCGCAATCGGGCCTGACGGCGCATCTCAACTATCAGCCGCCCGGCGGCAGCGCGCATGAGCGCGAGGTCGCGGCCCGCTGGATGCGTGCACGCGTTCCGCACGCGCACGCCGACAGGCTCGTGATCTTTCCCGGCACGCAGACGATCCTGTTCAACCTGCTCGCGCATCTCGCGCGGCCCGGCGACGTCGTGCTGACGGAAGCGCTCACCTTCCCCGGCATCAAGGCCGCCGCGGCGCGGCTCGGCGTCAAGCTCATCGGTGTCGCCATGGATGACGGCGGCATCCTGCCCGATGCGCTGGCGAAGGCCTGTCGCGCGCACAGGCCGAAGGCCGTCTATCTCATTCCGACGCTGCACAATCCGACCACCGCGACGCTTTCCGCCGAACGGCGCAGCGCCATCGCCAAGATCATCAGCGATGCCGATACGATTCTGATCGAGGACGATGCCTACGGGCTGCTCGACCGTTCGGCATCACCGATCGCAAACCTCGTTCCGGAGCGGACCTATCTCGCGACCACGCTGTCGAAGTGCATCGCGCCGGCGCTGCGCGTCGCCTATCTCGTGACGCCCGACAACGCGGCGCAGCGGGACATGCGTGCCGGCTTGCAGGCTACCGTGCAGATGCCGGCGCCGCTGATGGTCGCGCTGGTGACGCATTGGATCGAGAACGGCATCGCCGATCGCATCATCACCGCCATCCGCAACGAGGCGGTCGGCCGCCAGCAGCTTGCGCAGCGCGCGCTGAAAGGCATTCAGTTCCTGGCCAAGCCCGCCGCCCATCATCTCTGGCTGCGGCTGCCGGATGGCCGTCCTGATGTCGCGGCACATCTCTTGCGGAATGGTCTCGCAGTCGTCGCCGGCGATGCCTTCACGGTGGACGGAACACCGCCGCACGCAGCACGCGTCTCGCTCGGCGCAGCGCGCAACAGGGCCGAATTGACCGAGGCGCTGCGCATCCTGGTCGGCGCGCTGCACAGGCCCGCCGACACCCGACAGATCGTCTAG
- the rsmH gene encoding 16S rRNA (cytosine(1402)-N(4))-methyltransferase RsmH — MSSVPHIPVLGREAVDHLAPRAGGIYIDATFGAGGYSRAILDVPGTRLIAIDRDRTAIAGGAELVERSAGRLTLVEDRFSNLAEVCAAQGVDAVDGVVMDVGVSSMQLDQAGRGFSFRLDGPLDMRMGQAGPTAADIVARASESDLADIIYLFGEERQSRRIARAIVADRQETPFTTTRALADLVGRVVRSKPGDIHPATRTFQALRIFVNEELEELQTALAAAERVLRPDGRLVVVSFHSLEDRIVKNFLSLRSKTGGGSRHLPEVAQVPPSFQLLTRRPVIAGEAEVAHNPRARSAKLRAAERTSAPAHDDGETSSWPKLADVMRGG, encoded by the coding sequence ATGAGTTCGGTTCCGCACATCCCCGTTCTCGGCCGCGAGGCGGTCGATCATCTCGCGCCGCGCGCGGGTGGGATCTATATCGACGCTACCTTCGGCGCCGGCGGCTACAGCCGCGCCATTCTCGACGTGCCGGGAACCCGCCTAATTGCGATCGATCGCGACCGCACGGCGATCGCCGGCGGGGCCGAGCTCGTCGAACGCTCCGCGGGCCGGCTGACGCTGGTCGAGGACCGCTTCTCCAATCTCGCCGAGGTCTGTGCGGCGCAAGGCGTCGATGCCGTCGACGGCGTCGTGATGGATGTCGGGGTCTCCTCGATGCAGCTCGACCAGGCCGGTCGCGGCTTCTCCTTCCGTCTCGATGGTCCGCTCGACATGCGGATGGGGCAGGCGGGGCCGACGGCGGCCGACATCGTCGCGCGCGCCTCGGAGAGCGATCTCGCCGACATCATCTATCTCTTTGGCGAGGAGCGGCAGTCGCGCCGCATCGCCCGCGCCATCGTTGCCGACCGGCAGGAGACGCCGTTCACGACAACGCGCGCGCTCGCCGATCTCGTCGGCCGGGTCGTGCGCTCGAAACCCGGCGATATTCATCCGGCGACGCGAACGTTCCAGGCCCTGCGCATCTTCGTCAATGAAGAGCTCGAGGAGCTCCAGACCGCGCTCGCTGCGGCCGAGCGCGTGCTCAGGCCGGACGGCCGCCTCGTGGTGGTCTCGTTCCATTCGCTGGAAGACCGCATCGTCAAGAATTTCCTTAGCCTGCGTTCGAAGACCGGCGGTGGCTCGCGGCATCTGCCGGAAGTGGCGCAAGTCCCGCCGAGCTTCCAGCTGCTGACGCGCCGGCCGGTGATCGCTGGCGAAGCGGAAGTCGCGCATAACCCGCGCGCGCGTTCCGCAAAACTGCGTGCCGCCGAGCGCACTTCAGCGCCCGCGCACGACGACGGCGAGACCTCGTCCTGGCCAAAACTCGCCGACGTGATGAGGGGTGGCTAG